The following coding sequences lie in one Zonotrichia leucophrys gambelii isolate GWCS_2022_RI chromosome 4A, RI_Zleu_2.0, whole genome shotgun sequence genomic window:
- the LOC135447891 gene encoding UDP-N-acetylglucosamine transferase subunit ALG13 homolog, with product MKSVFVTVGTTSFDELIATARSPPALQALQSRGYQRLVLQVGRGSLPQPSSSPAVAVEAFRFKESLAEDLQSADLVISHAGAGSCLETLEKGKPLIVVINDKLMNNHQLELAKQLHRDGCVLYCNCSTLVETLQSMDLSALKPFPPGQPEKFASFLDKVFGLQ from the exons ATGAAGTCCGTGTTCGTCACCGTGGGCACCACCAGCTTCGATGAGCTGATCGCCACAGCCCGCTCCCCGCCCGCGCTGCAG GCGCTGCAGAGCCGCGGCTACcagaggctggtgctgcaggtgggcCGGGGCTCGCTGccgcagcccagcagcagcccggcCGTGGCGGTGGAAGCGTTCCGGTTCAAGGAGTCGCTGGCTGAGGACCTGCAGAGCGCAGACTTGGTCATCAGCCACGCAG GTGCTGGTAGCTGCCTGGAGACTctagagaaaggaaaaccacTAATAGTAGTAATAAATGACAAGCTGATGAACAACCATCAGCTTGAGCTGGCCAAACAGCTGCACAGAGATGGCTGTGTCCTGTACTGTAACTGCAG CACTCTTGTGGAGACGCTGCAGTCGATGGACTTGTCAGCTTTGAAACCTTTTCCTCCTGGACAGCCAGAAAAGTTTGCTTCATTCTTGGATAAAGTTTTTGGGTTGCAgtaa